The Gemmatimonadaceae bacterium genome contains a region encoding:
- a CDS encoding molybdopterin oxidoreductase family protein: protein MISADTSTAPETVVRGVCPHDCPDTCAMLVTVRDGRAVRVQGDPEHPVTAGFLCAKVNRYLERTYHRDRLTTPLRRVGKKGEGRFVPVSWDEAIDDIAQRLTAIAQSSDGPQSILPYSYAGTMGLLQGSSVDRRFFHALGASRLDRTICATAGKVGMMMTIGASIGADSEGVPGCDLVLLWGTNTLTSNPHLWPFVLRAREGGARVIAIDPVRTRTAEQCDEWLGIRPGTDAALALAMMHVLFDEGMQDDDYLARYTLGADELRERAKEWSPERAAPITGLDADTIRSLARRYGRARSAFVRINYGLQRHAGGGMAVRTIACLPAITGHWRRSGGGVQLSTSATFRMNTAALERPDLNPDVRTINMIRLGDALTRPDAGVGGPPVKALVVYNSNPADVAPERNTVLRGLAREDLFTVVLEHFQTNTADWADYLLPATTQLEHWDVHTAYGHLYAGLNRPSIAPLGEAKPNTEIFRLLGRRMGLDPALFADDDQQLVRLALESTHERMRGVTFEQLLEKGWVRLNVPSPYAPYVNGGFPTPSGKCEFRSARLEAMGFDPLPTYIAPYELPETAPELAARYPLSLISSPRHFFLNSTFVNIESLRKGAEPECMLHPVDAERRGLVAGSRVVVHNDRGHFVARLRVEPGVREGVAWTPSVWWGKLSPDGQNANATTSQRETDLGHGPVFYDNLVEVSAAD, encoded by the coding sequence GTGATCAGCGCCGATACGAGCACGGCCCCCGAAACTGTCGTTCGCGGAGTCTGCCCGCACGACTGCCCCGACACGTGCGCCATGCTCGTCACGGTGCGCGACGGGCGGGCGGTGCGCGTGCAGGGCGACCCCGAGCACCCGGTCACCGCGGGATTCCTCTGCGCCAAGGTGAACCGGTACCTCGAGCGGACGTACCATCGCGATCGCCTCACGACGCCGCTGCGCCGCGTGGGGAAGAAAGGAGAGGGGCGGTTCGTCCCGGTTTCGTGGGATGAGGCCATCGACGACATCGCGCAACGGCTCACCGCGATCGCCCAGTCGAGCGACGGGCCGCAGTCGATCCTCCCCTACTCGTACGCCGGAACGATGGGGCTGCTCCAGGGTTCGAGCGTCGACCGGCGATTCTTTCACGCGTTAGGCGCGTCGCGCCTGGACCGGACCATCTGCGCCACGGCGGGGAAGGTCGGGATGATGATGACGATTGGCGCCAGCATCGGGGCTGATAGCGAGGGGGTCCCCGGCTGCGACCTGGTGCTGCTGTGGGGGACGAACACCCTCACCTCCAACCCGCACCTCTGGCCCTTTGTCCTCCGGGCGCGCGAAGGCGGGGCCCGGGTGATTGCCATCGACCCGGTCAGGACGCGCACGGCTGAGCAATGCGACGAATGGCTGGGGATCCGCCCGGGGACCGACGCGGCGCTCGCCCTGGCCATGATGCACGTGCTGTTCGACGAGGGGATGCAGGACGACGACTACCTCGCGCGCTACACGCTGGGAGCGGACGAACTGCGCGAGCGGGCAAAGGAATGGAGCCCGGAACGCGCGGCGCCGATCACGGGGCTGGACGCCGACACGATCCGTTCGCTGGCGCGACGGTATGGCAGGGCGCGTTCGGCGTTCGTCCGGATCAACTACGGATTGCAGCGCCACGCCGGCGGCGGCATGGCCGTGCGCACCATCGCCTGCCTCCCGGCCATCACCGGCCACTGGCGGCGCTCCGGCGGCGGCGTGCAGCTGTCGACCAGCGCCACCTTCCGGATGAATACCGCCGCGCTGGAGCGCCCCGACCTCAACCCCGATGTGCGGACGATCAACATGATCCGCCTGGGGGATGCGCTCACGCGCCCGGACGCTGGTGTGGGTGGGCCGCCGGTGAAGGCGCTCGTGGTCTACAACTCGAACCCGGCCGATGTGGCGCCGGAACGGAACACGGTGCTGCGCGGACTGGCGCGCGAAGACCTGTTCACCGTGGTGCTCGAGCATTTCCAGACCAACACGGCCGACTGGGCGGACTACCTGCTGCCGGCCACGACGCAGCTGGAGCACTGGGACGTCCACACGGCGTACGGTCACCTGTACGCCGGGCTCAACCGCCCGTCGATTGCGCCGTTAGGCGAGGCGAAGCCCAACACGGAGATCTTCCGGCTGCTGGGGCGGCGCATGGGGCTCGACCCCGCGCTGTTCGCCGACGACGACCAGCAGCTCGTGCGCCTCGCGCTGGAGTCGACGCACGAGCGGATGCGGGGCGTGACGTTCGAGCAGCTGCTGGAGAAGGGGTGGGTGCGGCTCAACGTCCCGTCGCCATACGCGCCCTACGTCAACGGCGGCTTCCCGACGCCGAGCGGGAAGTGCGAGTTCCGTTCAGCGCGACTGGAAGCGATGGGGTTCGATCCGCTCCCGACGTACATCGCGCCATACGAGCTGCCCGAGACGGCGCCCGAACTCGCGGCGCGCTATCCCCTCTCGCTGATCTCCTCGCCGCGTCACTTCTTCCTCAACTCGACCTTCGTGAACATCGAGTCGCTGCGGAAGGGGGCGGAGCCGGAGTGCATGTTGCACCCGGTGGATGCGGAACGGCGCGGGCTCGTGGCGGGATCGCGGGTGGTGGTGCATAACGATCGCGGTCATTTCGTGGCGCGCCTTCGCGTGGAGCCCGGGGTGCGCGAGGGGGTGGCGTGGACGCCGTCGGTGTGGTGGGGGAAGCTGTCGCCGGACGGGCAGAATGCGAATGCGACGACGTCGCAGCGCGAGACCGACCTCGGGCACGGCCCCGTGTTCTACGACAACCTGGTCGAGGTAAGCGCCGCCGACTGA
- a CDS encoding magnesium chelatase — translation MPSASLPSTLGALKAHPLGDRRRVLRSVKDELRENLMAKLRDGGALFDGVIGYEDTVMPQIVNAILARHNFILLGLRGQAKSRILRALVTLLDEVIPTVAGSEINDNPYAPISKFARQRQEEMGDETPIAWVERSHRYVEKLATPDVTIADIIGDVDPIKAARGGHILSDELTIHYGMLPRANRGIFALNELPDLAGKVQVGLFNIMQEGDVQIKGYPVRLALDVLLCFTANPEDYTARGKIITPLKDRIGSEVLTHYPETVELGMQITAQEAWTNRGTLPVRIPDFVSEVIERIAFEARTDKRIDRRSGVSQRMPISVLESVVSNAERRALRHGTPEIVPRLSDLYAALPAITGKIELEYEGELVGSAHIARELIRRAADGVFRDRAGGVNLDDIILWFEDGAALQVTDDVEASVLARAFAVVPGLVALVHRVGLAMPTDDATTSAACELVLESLVARRKVSRSDTGQYVRSPQERRGRGGQQDLGGGLSA, via the coding sequence GTGCCGTCCGCGTCCCTCCCCTCGACACTCGGCGCCCTCAAGGCGCACCCGCTTGGCGACCGTCGACGCGTCTTGCGTTCCGTGAAGGATGAGCTTCGCGAGAACCTGATGGCGAAGTTGCGCGACGGTGGGGCGCTGTTCGACGGCGTGATCGGTTACGAGGACACCGTGATGCCGCAGATCGTGAACGCGATCCTGGCGCGGCACAACTTCATCCTGCTGGGGCTTCGCGGGCAGGCCAAGTCGCGAATCCTGCGCGCGCTGGTCACGCTGCTGGACGAGGTGATACCGACGGTGGCGGGGAGCGAGATCAACGACAACCCGTATGCGCCAATCTCGAAGTTCGCGCGCCAGCGACAGGAGGAGATGGGCGACGAGACGCCGATCGCGTGGGTGGAGCGCAGTCACCGCTACGTGGAGAAGCTGGCCACGCCGGACGTGACGATCGCCGACATCATCGGCGACGTGGACCCGATCAAGGCGGCGCGCGGGGGACACATCCTGTCCGACGAGCTGACGATCCACTACGGGATGCTGCCGCGCGCGAACCGCGGGATCTTCGCCCTGAATGAACTCCCCGACCTCGCCGGCAAGGTGCAGGTAGGGTTGTTCAACATCATGCAGGAGGGCGACGTCCAGATCAAGGGATATCCGGTCCGCCTCGCCCTCGACGTGCTGCTCTGCTTCACCGCGAATCCCGAGGACTACACGGCGCGCGGCAAGATCATCACGCCGCTCAAGGACCGCATCGGGAGCGAGGTGCTCACGCACTATCCCGAAACGGTGGAGCTGGGGATGCAGATCACGGCGCAGGAGGCGTGGACCAATCGCGGGACGCTTCCGGTGCGGATTCCCGACTTCGTGTCGGAGGTGATCGAGCGGATCGCGTTCGAGGCGCGCACCGACAAGCGCATCGACCGTCGTTCGGGCGTCTCGCAGCGCATGCCGATCTCGGTGCTGGAGAGCGTGGTGTCGAACGCGGAGCGTCGCGCCCTGCGGCACGGGACGCCGGAGATCGTGCCGCGCCTCTCGGACCTGTACGCAGCGCTTCCCGCCATCACCGGCAAGATCGAGTTGGAGTACGAGGGCGAGCTGGTCGGCTCGGCGCACATCGCGCGGGAACTGATCCGGCGTGCGGCCGACGGCGTCTTCCGCGACCGGGCGGGGGGCGTCAACCTCGACGACATCATCCTCTGGTTCGAGGACGGTGCGGCGTTGCAGGTGACGGACGACGTGGAGGCATCCGTGCTGGCCCGTGCCTTCGCGGTCGTGCCCGGGCTGGTGGCGCTGGTGCATCGCGTGGGGCTGGCCATGCCGACGGACGACGCGACGACGTCGGCGGCGTGCGAACTCGTGCTGGAGTCGCTGGTGGCGCGCCGAAAGGTGTCGCGCTCGGACACGGGACAGTACGTGCGCTCTCCGCAGGAGCGCCGGGGGCGCGGCGGCCAGCAGGACCTCGGCGGCGGCCTGTCGGCCTGA
- a CDS encoding GNAT family N-acetyltransferase, with amino-acid sequence MPTTRRPARAGVAARRPSRVVIRAATPADLDAVVSLRLALLREEARNPLFARARRDLPSRVADLTALQLSATGEVTLLALHGADAIGILRATSSRGTRLVHPLRYGFLTSAYVRPAHRRAGVLRRLLEGAEAWCRDQGLTEVRLHCALENVEGNQAWDALGYAPAEVVRRRVLPPRPRRSE; translated from the coding sequence ATGCCGACGACGCGCCGCCCCGCTCGTGCCGGCGTCGCCGCCCGGCGGCCGTCGCGCGTCGTGATCCGCGCGGCCACTCCCGCCGACCTCGATGCGGTGGTGTCGCTGCGGCTGGCCTTGCTGCGCGAGGAAGCGCGCAATCCGCTGTTTGCCCGCGCGCGTCGTGACCTGCCGTCGCGCGTGGCCGACCTCACGGCGTTGCAGCTGTCGGCGACCGGCGAGGTGACGCTGCTGGCGCTGCACGGAGCCGACGCCATCGGGATCCTGCGCGCCACCAGCTCGCGCGGCACCCGCCTCGTCCACCCGTTGCGTTATGGCTTCCTCACCTCAGCCTACGTGCGCCCCGCGCACCGGCGCGCCGGCGTGCTGCGGCGCCTGCTCGAGGGCGCCGAGGCCTGGTGCCGCGACCAGGGACTCACCGAAGTGCGATTGCACTGCGCGCTGGAGAACGTCGAGGGGAACCAGGCGTGGGACGCCCTCGGCTACGCCCCCGCCGAAGTGGTGCGGCGCCGCGTCCTCCCGCCGCGACCGCGGCGGTCGGAGTAG
- a CDS encoding cytidylate kinase-like family protein has translation MPVVTVSRTFGSGGSLVAAELSRRLQWALLDNAFVERVAIGLHTTPAHVQAIEERRPSLAERIADAFAYSSQEMLSAPLGAPLPPTEERILEVTHRVIDEAVARGPVVLVGRGAQAWLANRVDAVHFLCVAPHDACVSRVVERERVTPADAAKLIEDTNRNREAYVRRNWQREWRDPANYHLCVNTGLLGIDGAVNVVESFVRERLGIMPR, from the coding sequence ATGCCCGTCGTCACCGTCTCCCGGACGTTTGGCTCGGGCGGCAGCCTGGTGGCCGCGGAGCTGTCCCGCCGGCTGCAATGGGCGCTGCTCGACAACGCCTTCGTGGAACGCGTCGCCATCGGGCTGCACACGACGCCGGCGCACGTGCAGGCCATCGAGGAGCGACGCCCGTCGCTGGCCGAGCGCATTGCCGACGCCTTCGCCTACAGTTCGCAGGAGATGCTGTCGGCGCCGCTGGGCGCCCCGCTCCCCCCCACGGAGGAGCGGATACTCGAAGTGACGCACCGGGTGATCGACGAGGCCGTGGCGCGCGGACCGGTGGTGCTGGTGGGGCGCGGCGCGCAGGCATGGCTGGCCAACCGCGTCGATGCGGTGCACTTCCTCTGCGTCGCGCCGCACGACGCCTGCGTGTCGCGAGTCGTGGAGCGCGAGCGCGTGACGCCGGCCGACGCGGCGAAGCTGATCGAGGACACCAATCGCAATCGCGAGGCCTATGTGCGGCGCAACTGGCAACGCGAGTGGCGTGACCCCGCCAACTACCACCTGTGCGTCAACACGGGGTTGCTGGGGATCGACGGCGCCGTGAACGTGGTGGAATCGTTCGTGCGCGAGCGGCTGGGAATCATGCCGCGCTGA
- a CDS encoding glycoside hydrolase family 3 C-terminal domain-containing protein, protein MHRRRASLIACAAGLLALGGCAPRDASYRNASLSPDVRAADLLARMTSEEKFWQLFAIPDDTTLDLAVLQHGVYGLQVRPGPGGGAREVAERINALQRYFVTRTRLGIPMIPWEEGLHGLAQGGATVFPQAIALAATWDSALVARVAAATAREARERGIRQLLSPVLNVATDVRWGRTEETFGEDPQLASQLGVAFVHAVEQAGVVTTPKHFVANVGEGGRDSYPIDLDGQWLDALHFPPFRSAIAAGGARSVMASYNSVNGAPASASRFLLTETLRTNWGFTGVVMSDAGGVGGANVLHMTAGDYPASAQRALEVGLDVILQTSASHAALFRPAFEPGRIPRDVIDRAVLRVLRLKFELGLFEQPYVRFDSASDSAMRAEHRALAAEAARASFVLLHNDGQALPLRSPRRIALIGVDADEARLGGYAGPGERVVSIRAGLESRLRGRGEVRYAPGPGRGSPALVPVPASALGGGLRGTYFPNITLAGAPSLTRTDATIDFTWPFGGPDSTLAYGWYSARWEGTLTPPASGPLTLAVEGNDGVRLYVDGRLVIDRWHKRSYSTASITVPVTVGRDIAIRLEYFESTGAGRIRLLWDHATARDWRGDIARAAALARESDVAVVVAGIEEGEFRDRASLRLPGHQEALIDAVIATGRPVVVVLIAGSAVITESWRDRVGALVQAWYPGEAGGEALAALLLGDSPPSGHLPITVPRAEGQLPLSYFHRPTGRGDDYLDLTGRPAFAFGHGLGYSAIAYDSMIVAPTSPRAGQAVVARIFLRNTGERPAHEVVQLYLRDEVASVARPVLALAGSARVSLAAGASRTADVVLPAERFALINAALARVVEPGRFILLAGPSSADARLRAVIDVRAP, encoded by the coding sequence ATGCATCGTCGACGTGCCTCGCTCATCGCCTGCGCCGCGGGTCTTCTCGCACTCGGTGGGTGTGCGCCGCGCGACGCGAGCTATCGGAACGCATCGCTCTCGCCGGACGTGCGCGCCGCCGATCTCCTCGCGCGCATGACGTCGGAGGAGAAGTTCTGGCAGCTCTTCGCCATCCCCGACGACACCACGCTCGACCTGGCGGTGCTGCAACACGGCGTGTACGGCCTGCAGGTGCGGCCGGGGCCAGGTGGCGGTGCGCGCGAGGTCGCCGAGCGCATCAATGCCCTGCAGCGCTACTTCGTCACGCGCACGCGCCTCGGCATCCCGATGATTCCATGGGAGGAGGGGCTGCACGGGTTGGCGCAGGGTGGGGCGACGGTCTTTCCCCAGGCCATCGCCCTCGCCGCCACGTGGGATTCAGCGCTCGTGGCGCGCGTGGCCGCTGCCACCGCGCGCGAGGCGCGCGAGCGCGGCATCCGTCAGCTGCTATCGCCGGTGCTCAACGTGGCCACCGACGTTCGCTGGGGACGCACCGAGGAGACGTTCGGCGAGGACCCGCAGCTCGCCTCGCAGCTGGGGGTGGCCTTCGTGCACGCCGTCGAGCAAGCCGGCGTCGTCACCACGCCCAAGCACTTCGTCGCCAATGTGGGCGAGGGCGGGCGTGACAGCTACCCGATCGACCTCGATGGACAGTGGCTCGACGCGCTGCACTTTCCCCCCTTTCGCTCGGCGATTGCGGCTGGCGGCGCACGCTCGGTCATGGCGTCGTACAACTCCGTCAACGGCGCCCCGGCGTCGGCGAGCCGCTTCCTGCTCACGGAGACGTTGCGCACGAACTGGGGCTTCACCGGTGTCGTGATGTCCGACGCCGGCGGGGTGGGAGGGGCCAACGTCCTCCACATGACCGCGGGCGACTACCCGGCGTCGGCGCAGCGCGCGCTCGAGGTCGGGCTGGACGTCATCCTGCAGACGTCGGCCAGCCACGCCGCGCTCTTCCGCCCCGCCTTCGAGCCCGGCCGCATCCCACGCGACGTCATCGATCGCGCCGTCCTGCGCGTCCTCCGTCTCAAGTTCGAGCTTGGCCTCTTCGAACAGCCGTATGTGCGCTTCGACAGCGCATCCGACAGCGCGATGCGCGCCGAGCATCGAGCGCTGGCCGCCGAGGCCGCGCGCGCCTCGTTCGTCCTGCTGCATAACGACGGTCAGGCGCTCCCCCTGCGCTCACCGCGACGCATCGCCCTCATCGGCGTGGATGCCGACGAGGCCCGGCTGGGTGGCTATGCGGGGCCGGGAGAACGCGTGGTGTCGATTCGCGCCGGACTCGAGTCGCGGCTCCGCGGGCGCGGCGAGGTGCGCTATGCCCCGGGGCCGGGACGCGGGAGCCCCGCACTCGTCCCCGTCCCGGCATCAGCGTTAGGCGGCGGGCTGCGGGGCACCTACTTCCCCAACATCACCCTTGCCGGTGCGCCATCGCTCACGCGCACCGATGCCACCATCGACTTCACCTGGCCATTCGGCGGCCCCGATAGCACCCTCGCCTACGGTTGGTACTCCGCGCGCTGGGAAGGGACGCTCACCCCCCCGGCCTCCGGACCCCTCACGCTCGCCGTGGAGGGAAACGACGGCGTTCGCCTCTACGTCGACGGCCGCCTGGTCATCGACCGCTGGCACAAGCGGAGCTACTCCACCGCGAGCATCACCGTCCCCGTCACCGTTGGGCGGGACATCGCCATCCGCCTCGAGTACTTCGAGAGCACGGGCGCCGGGCGCATCCGCCTGTTGTGGGACCATGCGACGGCGCGAGACTGGCGCGGCGACATTGCGCGTGCGGCAGCGCTGGCGCGGGAAAGCGACGTGGCCGTGGTGGTCGCCGGCATCGAGGAGGGGGAGTTTCGTGACCGCGCATCGTTGCGCCTGCCGGGGCACCAGGAGGCGCTCATCGACGCCGTCATCGCCACTGGGCGCCCGGTCGTCGTCGTCCTGATCGCCGGCAGCGCGGTGATCACCGAGTCCTGGCGCGACCGGGTCGGGGCACTCGTGCAGGCGTGGTACCCGGGTGAGGCTGGCGGCGAGGCGCTGGCCGCACTCCTGCTCGGCGACTCGCCGCCGTCGGGGCATCTCCCGATCACCGTTCCGCGCGCCGAGGGGCAGCTCCCGCTCTCGTACTTTCACCGCCCCACCGGGCGTGGCGATGATTATCTCGACCTCACCGGTCGCCCCGCCTTCGCTTTTGGCCACGGCCTTGGCTACAGCGCGATTGCCTACGACTCGATGATCGTGGCGCCGACGTCGCCGCGAGCGGGGCAGGCGGTGGTTGCTCGCATCTTCCTGCGCAACACGGGTGAGCGCCCGGCGCACGAGGTGGTGCAGCTCTACCTGCGCGACGAGGTGGCAAGCGTGGCGCGTCCGGTCTTGGCGCTGGCCGGGAGCGCGCGCGTCTCGCTCGCCGCTGGTGCGTCGCGCACCGCCGACGTCGTGCTCCCCGCCGAGCGGTTCGCCCTGATCAACGCGGCGCTGGCGCGCGTGGTGGAGCCGGGGCGCTTCATCCTGCTGGCGGGCCCCTCCTCGGCCGATGCGCGCCTGCGCGCCGTCATCGACGTGCGCGCGCCCTGA